The following coding sequences lie in one Synechococcus sp. CC9902 genomic window:
- a CDS encoding APC family permease, whose product MALQRDLSLTNLILAVVTGTIGSGWLFAPYFTAKLAGGGSLLAWSVGGFMAFLLALVFAELGSVVPSSGALAQIPLLSHGRLSGFIGGWAVWLSYVALPAVELLALLEYLSSSLPWLTVQNNGGEELSLAGHAVAVLLLILLCWINLNGVRSLSRWIDSLTWWKLIVPVGVAITLMLISGHWGNLRIPVGGTQGADVVQAVGSGGVLFSLLGFRTAMDLAGEARRPSRDVPLAMGLGLSICLAIYLLLQLSFLVSVPPDQLTNGWHSLSLSAHGGPIVALAMGLGLSWMVTLLLIDAVVSPGATALTYIGVSARISWMMGECGLVPKALGQLNRQGVPHVALILSTMVSALMLAVGPGWQSIVSFLTSTLIIALATGPISLMALRRQLPNAPRGYQLPMASWLCPLSFVMATWAISWCGRSALEGAVLCIGIPTLLFVIHRRWTGIDMDVRSALWWPLYLGLLVLNTELFGDGGLLQLPQAGQLLVLAGIALGVMPLAVFSALAEASPHAQLEGTSTI is encoded by the coding sequence ATGGCACTGCAACGTGACCTCAGCCTCACCAACCTGATCTTGGCGGTGGTGACAGGCACCATCGGTTCAGGTTGGCTGTTCGCGCCTTACTTCACCGCCAAACTCGCGGGGGGAGGAAGCCTGCTGGCGTGGAGTGTCGGCGGATTCATGGCCTTCCTGCTGGCACTCGTTTTTGCAGAGCTGGGATCGGTTGTCCCCAGTTCCGGGGCACTGGCGCAGATTCCGTTGCTGAGCCACGGCCGCCTATCTGGTTTCATCGGAGGCTGGGCCGTTTGGCTGTCGTACGTCGCACTTCCGGCGGTTGAACTGCTGGCTCTGCTCGAATACCTCTCATCGAGCCTTCCTTGGCTAACCGTCCAGAACAACGGTGGCGAAGAACTCAGCCTTGCTGGCCATGCCGTAGCAGTGCTGCTGCTGATCCTGCTCTGCTGGATCAATCTCAACGGCGTCCGTAGCCTTTCGCGGTGGATCGACAGCCTCACCTGGTGGAAGCTGATTGTTCCAGTGGGCGTCGCGATCACTCTGATGCTGATTAGCGGTCACTGGGGCAACCTGCGAATTCCTGTAGGTGGAACACAGGGCGCCGATGTTGTGCAGGCCGTTGGCAGTGGTGGAGTTCTGTTCAGCCTGCTGGGCTTTCGCACCGCCATGGATCTGGCCGGGGAAGCGCGCAGGCCCAGTCGCGATGTACCCCTCGCCATGGGGCTCGGCTTGAGCATTTGTCTGGCGATTTATCTGTTGCTGCAGCTCAGCTTTCTGGTCAGCGTTCCGCCTGATCAGCTAACCAACGGCTGGCACAGCCTCAGCCTGAGCGCCCATGGAGGCCCCATCGTTGCTCTTGCCATGGGGCTCGGTCTGAGTTGGATGGTCACCCTGCTGCTGATTGATGCTGTCGTGTCTCCGGGAGCGACAGCCCTCACCTATATCGGTGTATCAGCCCGAATCAGCTGGATGATGGGGGAATGCGGCCTCGTCCCTAAAGCTCTAGGGCAGCTAAATCGCCAAGGGGTTCCCCACGTTGCACTAATCCTGAGCACCATGGTGAGCGCCCTAATGCTGGCGGTAGGCCCTGGATGGCAGAGCATCGTGAGCTTTCTCACCTCAACGTTGATCATCGCTCTGGCCACTGGCCCGATCAGCTTGATGGCGTTGCGGCGACAGCTCCCGAATGCCCCCCGCGGCTACCAACTCCCCATGGCGTCATGGTTGTGCCCCCTGAGCTTTGTGATGGCCACCTGGGCCATCAGCTGGTGTGGACGAAGCGCCCTTGAAGGAGCTGTGCTCTGCATCGGCATTCCAACGCTGCTGTTCGTCATCCATCGCCGTTGGACAGGCATCGACATGGACGTTCGTTCGGCCCTCTGGTGGCCGCTGTATTTAGGACTTCTGGTGCTGAACACCGAGCTCTTTGGCGACGGAGGCCTGCTGCAACTACCGCAGGCGGGGCAACTGCTGGTGCTGGCGGGCATAGCACTTGGCGTTATGCCCTTAGCGGTCTTCTCCGCCCTGGCCGAAGCATCTCCCCACGCCCAGCTGGAAGGCACCTCCACGATCTAG
- a CDS encoding alpha-amylase family glycosyl hydrolase yields MQPSSDETLRTLLSDLYRDDSPGDLEKLSSQLLQILSQSSEDHDVPIGSPRWKGDDAVLITYANTVADDAAFGLQSLRGLVNRHLEPFARVIHVLPFLKSTSDGGFAVSSYQKIEQQYGDWSDLSALAEGRRLMADLVLNHVSASHPWVQQFLRNEQPGESCVLEASPDPCWNDVVRPRSSALFTQLSGPNGRRQVWTTFGPDQVDLDWHHPQVLIGFIELLNRLLGHGVRWIRLDAVGFVWKEPNTSCIHLPQAHRLVQVLRYLLDRHGPDGVVVTETNVPEQENLSYLRNGQEAHLAYNFPLPPLLLEAAMSGRADLLNGWLTRWPQLPNQTGLLNFTACHDGVGLRPLEGLMADQRVLQLLVGCERRGGLISHRRLNNGEEVPYEINISWWSAMADGGIDPTYLQRERFLLTQLMIMALPGVPAFYLPALLAAPNDLTRFRRTGHRRDLNRPQFTAQALERRLADPDADVSALLPVLKRALSERAVHLALHPDASMQVLSADRLDRVILQRSYGGETLVAVHNITASRLSLRLGRLGGDVNQPWADCLSGHVFAPHQLHSLEPYAVHWLVQP; encoded by the coding sequence ATGCAGCCCTCAAGCGATGAAACGCTGCGGACTCTTCTTAGTGATCTCTACCGGGATGATTCTCCCGGTGATCTCGAGAAGTTGTCGTCGCAATTGCTGCAGATTCTGAGCCAATCGTCAGAGGATCATGACGTTCCAATTGGGTCGCCCCGATGGAAAGGGGACGACGCTGTTTTGATTACTTATGCGAATACTGTTGCGGATGATGCAGCTTTTGGACTGCAAAGTCTTCGTGGATTGGTGAATCGCCATTTGGAGCCATTTGCTCGGGTGATTCATGTTTTGCCATTTCTAAAGTCCACGAGTGATGGTGGTTTTGCTGTTTCGAGTTATCAAAAAATTGAGCAACAGTACGGCGACTGGTCGGATCTCAGTGCATTGGCTGAGGGGCGTCGCTTGATGGCAGATCTTGTTCTCAATCATGTTTCTGCATCTCATCCTTGGGTGCAGCAGTTCCTCCGAAACGAGCAACCTGGCGAATCATGTGTGCTGGAAGCGAGTCCAGATCCTTGTTGGAACGATGTGGTTCGTCCGCGTAGTTCCGCCTTGTTTACGCAGCTCAGTGGTCCCAATGGGCGCCGTCAGGTTTGGACCACGTTTGGTCCTGATCAGGTGGATTTGGATTGGCACCACCCCCAGGTACTGATTGGCTTCATCGAATTACTGAATCGATTGTTGGGCCACGGGGTTCGTTGGATTCGACTCGATGCTGTGGGTTTTGTCTGGAAAGAGCCCAACACAAGCTGTATTCATCTGCCGCAGGCCCATCGCCTCGTTCAGGTGTTGCGTTATCTGTTGGATCGCCATGGTCCTGATGGGGTTGTGGTCACAGAAACAAACGTTCCTGAGCAGGAAAATCTCTCCTATTTGCGCAATGGTCAAGAGGCGCATTTGGCTTACAACTTCCCCCTGCCGCCGCTTTTGTTGGAGGCAGCCATGAGTGGCCGAGCTGATCTTCTCAATGGTTGGTTAACCCGCTGGCCCCAATTGCCGAACCAGACCGGACTGTTGAATTTCACCGCGTGCCATGACGGTGTGGGCTTACGGCCTCTTGAGGGGTTGATGGCTGATCAACGCGTTCTTCAGCTCTTGGTGGGTTGCGAGCGCAGAGGCGGTTTGATCAGCCATCGACGTCTCAACAACGGTGAGGAGGTTCCCTATGAAATCAACATCAGTTGGTGGAGTGCCATGGCCGATGGCGGGATTGATCCCACCTATCTCCAACGGGAGAGGTTTCTGCTCACCCAACTCATGATCATGGCCCTGCCAGGGGTTCCCGCGTTCTATCTGCCGGCGCTTTTGGCGGCTCCCAATGATCTAACTCGCTTTCGTCGGACGGGTCATCGACGGGATCTCAATCGGCCCCAGTTCACGGCCCAGGCCTTGGAGCGACGCCTGGCGGATCCTGATGCGGATGTATCGGCGCTGCTTCCGGTGCTGAAGCGGGCGCTTTCTGAAAGGGCTGTTCATCTGGCTTTGCATCCTGATGCCTCCATGCAGGTGCTGAGCGCTGACCGTCTTGATCGCGTCATCCTGCAGCGTTCCTACGGGGGGGAAACGTTGGTGGCTGTCCATAACATCACGGCATCGCGGCTGAGCTTGCGCCTTGGTCGCTTGGGGGGTGATGTGAACCAGCCATGGGCCGATTGCCTGAGCGGTCATGTGTTCGCACCACATCAGTTGCATTCGCTAGAGCCTTATGCGGTTCATTGGTTGGTTCAGCCATGA
- a CDS encoding aminotransferase class IV, translating into MPVTIAWIDGCWGEPDDLQLPLSDRGLQLADGLFETVLVRNGQPQLLQEHLLRWSDSAALLGMDVPPQRSTLQPLILAAIQRCALAQSDGALRLNWSRGSSPQRGIGLPASGHHRFWFTLQPCTPTFSPVNTITSSHERRNASSRLSHCKTFAYGQAIQARREAQKQGADDALLLNTAGALCCGTAANLLIRRRGQWITPALSSGCLPGVMRGRALSQGLAVETELEAEFQANDQAVLINSLSCRPIASHNGKPMASMTSALEVWQSLLH; encoded by the coding sequence AATTGCCTGGATCGACGGATGCTGGGGGGAGCCCGACGACCTGCAACTTCCGCTGAGTGATCGAGGCCTGCAACTGGCGGATGGCCTCTTCGAAACCGTGCTGGTCCGCAACGGCCAGCCACAACTTCTGCAGGAGCACCTGCTGCGATGGAGCGACAGTGCTGCGCTGCTGGGCATGGACGTGCCTCCACAAAGGTCGACATTGCAGCCGCTCATCCTTGCTGCCATCCAACGCTGCGCTCTCGCTCAAAGCGACGGTGCCCTTCGCCTCAACTGGAGCCGTGGCAGCTCACCCCAGCGCGGAATCGGGCTTCCGGCCTCAGGACACCACCGCTTTTGGTTCACACTTCAGCCCTGTACGCCGACGTTTTCACCCGTCAACACCATCACTAGTAGCCATGAGCGCCGCAATGCCTCCAGCCGACTGAGCCATTGCAAAACATTCGCCTACGGACAAGCCATCCAAGCCCGCAGGGAAGCGCAGAAGCAAGGGGCTGACGATGCTCTGCTCTTGAACACAGCAGGGGCCCTGTGCTGTGGAACGGCAGCCAACCTGTTGATCCGACGTCGCGGACAGTGGATCACGCCAGCACTCAGCAGCGGCTGTCTTCCGGGCGTGATGCGGGGCCGCGCTCTGAGCCAGGGCCTTGCCGTGGAAACCGAGCTGGAGGCCGAGTTCCAGGCAAATGATCAGGCCGTTCTGATCAACAGCCTCAGCTGTCGACCAATCGCATCCCACAACGGCAAACCCATGGCTTCAATGACTAGTGCATTGGAGGTATGGCAATCCCTGCTCCACTGA
- the urtB gene encoding urea ABC transporter permease subunit UrtB, translated as MQLLLESLFNGVAIGSVLMMAALGLAIVFGLMGVINLAHGELIMLGAYTTYVVQMVFKLPAFQPIYSLYVLVAIPLAFVVSGVVGILLERTVIRRLYGSPLETLLATWGVSLILQQFVRSVPLAHAAGLILALVLGFGLPLVLPQRLFEGPKARINRAITWAVSAFGGVLLAGGLASQISRIARATSRNVDVTAPKWMRGGIEWMDITFPVPRLVIIVMTILAVLGVTWFLNRSVWGMRIRAVTQNRSMSDCLGIPTDTVDVLTFGIGSGLAGVAGVAVSLLGSVGPNVGGSYIVGCFMVVVLGGVGNLLGTVLASFAIGLLTDLIGAGRLLTIWPEMPAPLAGAVNFFATTSMAQVLVFALIVVFLQFRPAGLFPQKGRMVEA; from the coding sequence GTGCAACTGCTGCTAGAAAGCCTATTTAATGGCGTCGCAATCGGCTCTGTGCTGATGATGGCTGCTCTTGGATTAGCCATCGTTTTTGGTTTGATGGGCGTGATTAATCTTGCCCACGGCGAGTTAATTATGCTCGGTGCTTACACCACTTATGTGGTGCAAATGGTGTTTAAGCTTCCTGCTTTTCAGCCGATTTATAGCCTTTATGTATTAGTTGCTATTCCTTTGGCGTTCGTCGTCAGTGGAGTTGTTGGCATCTTGCTTGAACGCACAGTGATTCGACGTCTTTACGGGAGTCCGTTGGAGACGTTGTTAGCCACTTGGGGGGTGAGTTTGATACTGCAGCAGTTTGTGCGCAGTGTTCCCCTTGCGCACGCGGCCGGGCTGATTTTGGCGTTGGTTCTCGGATTTGGTTTGCCATTGGTGTTGCCGCAGCGTCTTTTCGAAGGACCTAAGGCACGGATCAACCGCGCCATCACTTGGGCGGTGTCGGCTTTCGGAGGTGTACTACTGGCGGGCGGGCTTGCATCCCAGATCAGCCGCATTGCCCGCGCCACGTCTCGCAACGTGGACGTGACAGCTCCGAAGTGGATGCGTGGTGGGATCGAGTGGATGGATATCACATTTCCTGTGCCACGCCTCGTGATCATCGTGATGACGATTTTGGCGGTACTCGGAGTGACCTGGTTCCTCAATCGAAGCGTCTGGGGGATGCGCATTCGCGCCGTTACTCAAAACCGTTCGATGAGTGATTGCCTTGGGATTCCAACCGACACTGTTGATGTGCTCACCTTTGGCATTGGTTCAGGCTTGGCGGGTGTCGCGGGTGTCGCGGTGTCACTTTTGGGGTCGGTGGGTCCCAACGTCGGTGGGTCTTACATCGTTGGGTGTTTCATGGTTGTTGTGCTCGGTGGCGTTGGAAATCTGCTCGGCACCGTTCTGGCGTCGTTTGCGATCGGCTTGTTGACAGATCTCATTGGAGCCGGACGGTTGCTCACGATTTGGCCAGAGATGCCGGCTCCTCTCGCTGGGGCGGTCAACTTTTTTGCCACAACGAGCATGGCTCAGGTTTTGGTGTTCGCCTTGATTGTGGTGTTCTTGCAGTTCCGTCCAGCGGGTCTCTTCCCGCAGAAGGGACGCATGGTGGAGGCGTAA
- the urtC gene encoding urea ABC transporter permease subunit UrtC: protein MMKAFQQRRWLLVIFWVLIIAAIVAAPSVLPVFRLNLLGRFLALAIVALGIDLIWGFTGLLSLGQGIFFALGGYAAAMYLQLNSSEDLLNGIPEFFTLYGVDRLPAFWQPFHSPLFTLVAIWLIPGVLAALLGNLVFRNRVKGVYFSILTQAALLVFFNFFNGQQKLINGTNGLKTDVTQLFGQMVGSPEMQRGFFWVTAVMVIFTWLFVRWVVRGRFGDVLIAIRDDEPRLRFAGYNPTLFKTLVFAIAGGLAGIGGALYTVQSGIVSPQFMTVPFSIEMVIWVAVGGRGTLVGAILGAVAINYAKSLVSEALPQSWLFIQGGLFILVVTALPEGVIGWFQGDGPRNLLNRLGMSRRSGTYPRLELDGQEEIQP, encoded by the coding sequence ATGATGAAAGCGTTTCAACAACGCCGTTGGCTCCTGGTGATTTTTTGGGTGCTGATCATTGCGGCAATCGTTGCAGCTCCATCGGTGTTGCCTGTGTTCCGACTCAATCTTTTGGGCCGTTTCCTGGCGTTGGCCATTGTTGCTTTGGGCATCGATCTGATCTGGGGTTTTACAGGTCTGCTCAGCCTTGGCCAGGGCATTTTCTTCGCACTCGGTGGATATGCCGCTGCGATGTATTTGCAATTGAATAGCTCGGAAGACTTACTCAACGGCATACCTGAATTTTTCACCCTTTATGGGGTGGATCGTCTACCGGCGTTTTGGCAACCGTTTCATTCGCCGTTGTTCACCCTGGTGGCGATTTGGCTGATCCCGGGGGTGTTGGCTGCTCTGCTTGGCAACCTTGTTTTTCGAAATCGCGTTAAGGGTGTTTATTTCTCAATCCTTACGCAAGCTGCCTTGTTGGTGTTTTTTAACTTCTTCAACGGTCAGCAGAAATTGATCAATGGAACCAATGGTCTCAAAACTGATGTAACTCAGTTGTTCGGTCAGATGGTGGGCTCGCCGGAGATGCAGCGGGGCTTTTTCTGGGTCACTGCTGTGATGGTGATTTTCACGTGGCTATTCGTGCGCTGGGTGGTGCGTGGTCGCTTTGGTGATGTGTTGATTGCCATTCGAGACGATGAACCGCGCCTTCGTTTCGCGGGGTACAACCCCACCTTGTTCAAAACATTGGTGTTTGCGATTGCTGGCGGTTTGGCTGGCATCGGTGGCGCGTTGTACACCGTTCAATCCGGAATTGTGTCCCCCCAATTCATGACGGTGCCGTTCTCAATTGAGATGGTGATTTGGGTGGCAGTTGGTGGTCGCGGCACCCTTGTGGGTGCAATCCTCGGAGCCGTGGCGATCAATTACGCCAAGAGCCTGGTGAGCGAAGCCTTGCCCCAGAGCTGGCTGTTTATCCAGGGTGGGTTGTTCATTCTTGTGGTGACAGCCCTGCCGGAGGGTGTGATCGGTTGGTTCCAAGGGGACGGCCCCCGCAACTTGCTGAACCGCTTGGGGATGTCCCGTCGCAGTGGAACCTATCCCCGTCTTGAACTCGATGGACAAGAGGAGATTCAGCCATGA
- a CDS encoding DUF1830 domain-containing protein has product MVECIYQNDTSRMVIVKCIGSSQFYLEKVIMPSEIFLFNAPKEARLEIWRMSISGQMLHIRADVSDYKTSARNSNTEELINNRLTELAG; this is encoded by the coding sequence ATGGTCGAATGCATTTACCAAAACGACACCAGTCGCATGGTGATTGTGAAATGCATTGGCAGCAGTCAGTTTTACCTCGAGAAGGTCATCATGCCAAGCGAGATATTTTTATTTAATGCACCCAAAGAAGCTCGCCTTGAAATCTGGCGCATGTCTATTTCGGGACAGATGCTGCACATTCGCGCAGACGTTAGTGACTACAAAACGTCTGCGCGCAATTCAAACACTGAGGAATTGATCAACAACCGACTGACTGAGCTCGCTGGTTGA
- a CDS encoding glycosyl transferase: MDFQQGLISTVHDYSLGNHNAIAFNQELGQRPTTLLIPCLMEEFSRPALALIRDTLAPLTGLSSLVIALAAENAEDVAAAEAFFAGMPFPVHVHWTNGPAVRELLESVGNLDLDVTGPPGKGWAVWQGLGVACQDAEVVGLFDADIRTFGAAYPERMLRPLLDRSHGIAYVKAFYSRLSLETQALQGRATRLFVGPLLASLEQVFGPLPYLRYLQSFRYPLAGEFAFTSDLAMNLRIPSDWGLEVGLLSEVYRHVASSRITQVDLGLFDHKHKGLGNQPSEGLQRMAGEIFGTVLRGLMEHEGCVMSMDQLPTLEVLYRRVGEDRVRQFGLDSAMNRLPYDRHQEELTVQSFSGLLRPGLAKLMESPIAHQLPSWSRLKSCNSALQGDLAEAGRADRRRSFTTTLAKPPRKPNWNSNIHTAQIAA, encoded by the coding sequence ATGGATTTTCAACAGGGATTGATCAGCACAGTTCATGACTACAGCCTTGGCAATCACAACGCCATCGCCTTCAACCAAGAACTAGGCCAAAGACCAACAACTCTGTTGATCCCATGCCTCATGGAGGAATTCAGCAGGCCTGCGCTTGCCCTCATCCGCGACACTCTCGCCCCGCTCACAGGCTTGAGTTCACTTGTGATCGCACTCGCTGCAGAAAACGCAGAAGACGTTGCAGCAGCTGAAGCCTTTTTTGCTGGAATGCCCTTTCCTGTGCATGTGCACTGGACCAATGGCCCAGCAGTCCGAGAACTACTCGAGTCGGTCGGAAATCTCGATTTAGACGTGACAGGTCCACCAGGAAAAGGTTGGGCCGTTTGGCAAGGCCTTGGGGTGGCCTGCCAAGACGCAGAAGTGGTGGGACTATTCGATGCAGACATTCGCACCTTTGGCGCGGCATACCCAGAGCGGATGCTTCGGCCACTTCTCGACCGATCCCATGGCATCGCCTACGTCAAAGCGTTTTACAGCCGGCTGTCCTTAGAAACCCAAGCGTTACAGGGGCGAGCGACGCGGCTCTTTGTGGGCCCGCTCCTCGCCAGCCTTGAACAAGTCTTCGGACCATTGCCCTATCTGCGCTATCTCCAGTCCTTTCGCTATCCACTAGCAGGTGAGTTTGCATTCACCAGCGACTTAGCGATGAATCTGCGCATCCCCTCCGATTGGGGCTTGGAGGTTGGCTTGTTGTCCGAGGTTTATCGGCATGTCGCTTCCAGTCGCATCACCCAAGTGGACCTGGGATTGTTTGATCACAAGCACAAAGGTTTGGGCAATCAACCATCAGAGGGCCTGCAGAGGATGGCAGGGGAAATTTTCGGCACCGTGCTCAGAGGCCTCATGGAGCATGAAGGCTGCGTGATGTCGATGGATCAACTACCCACCCTGGAAGTGCTGTACCGCAGGGTTGGGGAAGACCGCGTGCGTCAATTTGGCCTCGACTCCGCCATGAACCGATTGCCCTATGACCGGCACCAAGAAGAGCTCACTGTTCAAAGCTTTTCTGGTTTACTAAGGCCTGGACTGGCGAAACTGATGGAATCGCCCATCGCCCATCAACTACCGAGCTGGTCACGACTCAAAAGCTGTAATTCAGCTCTTCAAGGAGACTTGGCCGAAGCAGGACGCGCCGATCGCCGGCGTTCTTTCACCACAACGCTGGCCAAACCTCCACGCAAACCCAATTGGAATTCAAATATTCATACAGCACAGATTGCAGCATAG
- the urtE gene encoding urea ABC transporter ATP-binding subunit UrtE produces MTMLLEIRGLNTYYGESHILRDVDLTVKKGEMVCLIGRNGVGKTTLLKTVIGLLKPRGGELVLNGEGLERHPPHRRARAGVGYVPQGREIIPQLTVEENLMLGMEALPGGLARHSRIDPFVYELFPVLSDFLPRKGGDLSGGQQQQLAIARALLGQPQLLLLDEPTEGIQPNIVQDIETAVRRIITEKGIGVLLVEQHLHFVRQADRYYAMQRGGIVASGSTSELSQSVVDQFLSV; encoded by the coding sequence ATGACGATGCTTCTTGAGATTCGCGGACTCAACACGTACTACGGCGAAAGTCACATCCTTCGGGATGTTGATCTCACCGTGAAGAAAGGTGAGATGGTTTGCCTGATCGGTCGCAATGGTGTGGGCAAGACCACGCTGTTGAAAACAGTGATCGGATTACTCAAGCCACGTGGGGGCGAGCTGGTGCTGAATGGGGAGGGATTGGAGCGTCATCCTCCTCATCGGCGGGCTCGAGCTGGTGTTGGTTATGTCCCACAGGGTCGTGAAATTATTCCGCAACTCACCGTTGAGGAAAACTTGATGCTGGGGATGGAGGCTTTGCCTGGTGGTTTGGCACGTCACTCCAGGATTGATCCTTTTGTGTATGAACTGTTCCCTGTCCTTTCAGACTTCTTGCCGCGCAAAGGGGGAGATCTCAGTGGTGGACAACAGCAGCAGTTAGCGATTGCAAGGGCATTGCTCGGCCAGCCACAGTTGTTGCTTCTGGATGAACCGACAGAAGGTATTCAGCCCAATATTGTTCAAGATATTGAAACAGCTGTGCGGCGAATTATTACTGAGAAGGGCATTGGTGTGCTTCTTGTTGAACAACACCTTCACTTTGTCCGTCAAGCAGATCGCTATTACGCCATGCAGCGTGGAGGGATTGTCGCGAGTGGATCAACCAGCGAGCTCAGTCAGTCGGTTGTTGATCAATTCCTCAGTGTTTGA
- a CDS encoding HAD-IIB family hydrolase: MTAKLELSWWVVTDLDGTLLDHTYDWSPAKDLIRQLQQRRIPVIPCTSKTAEEVRGFRAEAGLHDPYIVENGGAVHGETPEGDVWELPLGPGWSALKPQLQHLQRELGEPLRPLDELSEEEGQQLLGLGGESLRQAQRRCCSVPFVPPSAEGRRRLEALAQRMDLTVVQGNRMGHLLGPDISKGKALATLKRHLGAQQVKVLALGDSPNDLPLLEVADVAVVVPGADGPHQELCAGIAAGRFQLAGAPHATGWDEAVRRILRI; this comes from the coding sequence ATGACCGCGAAGCTTGAGTTGTCGTGGTGGGTGGTGACCGATCTCGACGGCACGTTGCTGGATCACACCTACGACTGGTCTCCCGCAAAGGATCTGATCCGCCAGCTGCAACAGCGCAGGATTCCTGTCATTCCGTGCACCAGTAAAACGGCGGAGGAGGTGCGTGGCTTTCGCGCAGAAGCTGGGCTTCATGATCCGTACATCGTTGAAAACGGTGGAGCCGTGCACGGTGAAACCCCTGAGGGGGATGTCTGGGAGTTGCCGCTGGGCCCTGGTTGGTCGGCGCTGAAACCCCAGTTGCAGCATCTCCAGCGTGAGTTGGGTGAGCCCCTACGTCCGTTGGACGAACTCAGCGAGGAAGAAGGTCAGCAGTTGTTGGGGCTCGGCGGCGAGTCCTTGCGCCAGGCCCAGCGGCGTTGCTGCAGTGTGCCGTTCGTTCCGCCCTCGGCGGAGGGGCGGCGCCGACTTGAAGCCTTAGCGCAGCGGATGGATCTCACGGTGGTGCAGGGCAATCGCATGGGGCATCTGTTGGGCCCAGACATCAGCAAAGGCAAAGCCTTGGCAACCCTGAAGCGACATTTGGGTGCTCAGCAGGTGAAGGTCCTGGCCTTGGGAGATTCCCCCAACGATCTGCCGCTGCTCGAGGTGGCCGATGTCGCTGTTGTTGTTCCTGGGGCCGATGGCCCCCACCAGGAGTTGTGTGCCGGCATCGCCGCAGGACGATTTCAGTTGGCCGGCGCCCCCCATGCCACCGGTTGGGATGAGGCTGTGCGCCGGATTCTCAGGATCTAG
- the urtD gene encoding urea ABC transporter ATP-binding protein UrtD: MTSGLLELCGITVSFDGFLALRDLNLNLQPGELRAVIGPNGAGKTTFLDVITGKVAPSEGDVLFKGRSLLGRPEHRIARLGIGRKFQSPRVFEQLTVRENLALAVSRPKQPWTLLIGGLRGDQRDRVQHLMSIVNLQKRADWLAGALSHGQKQWLEIAMLVGQDPDLLLVDEPVAGLTDEETDLTADLLKSLAGDHTVLVIEHDMEFIRRLDSPVTVLHQGHVLCEGTMDQVQVDPRVIEVYLGTTEDDSK, from the coding sequence ATGACCTCAGGACTTCTTGAACTCTGTGGAATCACCGTCAGCTTTGATGGTTTTCTCGCATTGCGTGATCTCAACCTCAATCTTCAGCCCGGTGAACTCAGAGCTGTGATTGGCCCCAATGGCGCAGGTAAAACCACGTTTTTGGATGTGATTACAGGAAAAGTCGCCCCCAGTGAGGGTGATGTGTTGTTTAAGGGGCGTTCGTTGCTGGGGCGCCCAGAACACCGCATTGCTCGTTTGGGGATTGGTCGCAAGTTTCAGAGTCCACGGGTGTTTGAACAGCTCACGGTTCGGGAAAACCTGGCGCTGGCCGTGAGTCGTCCGAAACAGCCTTGGACGCTTTTGATTGGTGGCCTTCGGGGTGATCAGCGCGACCGTGTTCAACATTTAATGAGCATCGTTAATTTGCAGAAGCGGGCCGACTGGCTTGCTGGGGCTTTGTCCCATGGTCAAAAGCAGTGGTTGGAAATTGCCATGCTTGTGGGACAAGATCCGGACTTGTTGTTGGTTGATGAACCCGTCGCTGGTCTCACCGATGAAGAGACTGATCTCACGGCTGATCTCCTTAAATCATTGGCAGGTGACCACACCGTTCTGGTGATTGAGCACGATATGGAGTTCATTCGTCGCCTCGATAGTCCTGTCACGGTCTTGCACCAAGGCCATGTTCTTTGTGAGGGAACCATGGATCAGGTTCAGGTGGATCCACGGGTGATTGAGGTGTATCTGGGAACTACCGAGGACGACAGCAAATGA